A section of the Ciceribacter thiooxidans genome encodes:
- a CDS encoding nickel/cobalt transporter, whose translation MLSAGRGRYAALSVLLVFFTASAALAGSPLGIGTAEPSFPTTGMFGGFLGWVNEHQQAFYRALTGSLKAMREDPSRLATLVGLSFAYGVFHAAGPGHGKAVISSYMIANETELKRGVGISFVSSALQALVAIAVVGVAYLVLRGTGITLTNATDAMELASYGLIIAFGLWLLVRKLRSIFTAQPASASLFAGAASAPGSHTTTGLRFVAISVEHSHSDLAPGAVCPDCGMSHIADPRLLSAKEFRLREAWSAIVAVGLRPCSGALLVMTFSILNGLYLGGVLSVFAMALGTAITVSLLATLAVSAKTVAVRLFGPGSPAARKVSSAIEIGGALLVIVMGVVLLAATLQS comes from the coding sequence ATGCTGAGCGCCGGCCGCGGCCGATATGCCGCCCTCTCTGTCTTGCTCGTCTTCTTTACGGCGTCGGCGGCCCTTGCAGGCTCACCACTCGGCATCGGCACGGCCGAACCGTCGTTCCCCACCACCGGCATGTTCGGCGGATTTCTCGGCTGGGTGAACGAGCACCAGCAGGCCTTCTACCGTGCGCTGACCGGATCGCTGAAGGCGATGCGGGAAGACCCGAGTCGCCTTGCCACACTCGTCGGGCTTTCCTTTGCCTATGGCGTGTTCCATGCCGCCGGCCCGGGGCACGGCAAAGCGGTGATCTCGTCCTATATGATCGCCAACGAAACCGAGCTGAAGCGCGGCGTCGGCATCTCCTTCGTCTCCTCGGCGCTGCAAGCGCTGGTGGCAATCGCTGTCGTCGGGGTCGCCTATCTCGTCCTCAGGGGCACGGGGATCACGCTGACGAACGCGACCGACGCGATGGAACTCGCGAGCTACGGGCTCATCATCGCCTTCGGCCTCTGGCTTCTCGTGCGCAAGCTGCGGTCGATTTTCACCGCCCAGCCGGCGAGCGCATCGCTGTTTGCCGGTGCCGCTTCGGCTCCGGGATCGCACACCACGACGGGCCTTCGTTTCGTAGCCATTTCCGTCGAGCACAGCCATTCGGACCTTGCACCGGGTGCCGTCTGCCCCGACTGCGGCATGAGCCATATCGCCGATCCACGGCTGCTGTCGGCAAAAGAGTTCCGGTTAAGGGAGGCTTGGTCGGCGATCGTCGCCGTCGGCCTGCGCCCGTGTTCCGGCGCCCTGCTGGTGATGACCTTCTCGATCCTGAACGGGCTTTATCTCGGCGGCGTGCTCTCGGTCTTCGCCATGGCCCTCGGGACAGCGATCACCGTCTCCCTCCTCGCGACGCTTGCCGTCTCGGCGAAGACGGTCGCGGTTCGTCTCTTCGGCCCCGGATCTCCGGCCGCTCGAAAGGTGTCGAGCGCCATCGAGATCGGCGGCGCTCTTCTCGTCATCGTGATGGGCGTGGTGCTGCTTGCGGCGACGCTTCAGTCCTGA
- a CDS encoding MarR family winged helix-turn-helix transcriptional regulator produces the protein MAKKDKSDKKSGKKDKAGRKKEAARETADAAFAPLVTQAARSLRTLLSRNLADCGLYAGQDGVVQALADEDGLTPGALAQKLGVKAPTMTRTIGRMEAQSFVERRSDALDHRLTKVFLTDGGRASLERIAAAAEACERQALQGLSGKEAKTLSRLLLAVEENLQAAIGKR, from the coding sequence ATGGCGAAGAAAGACAAGTCAGACAAGAAGAGCGGCAAGAAAGACAAGGCCGGGCGGAAGAAGGAGGCTGCCCGCGAAACCGCAGATGCCGCCTTTGCACCGCTTGTCACGCAAGCGGCCAGGTCGCTCAGGACGCTTCTCTCCCGCAATCTCGCCGACTGCGGGCTCTATGCCGGCCAGGACGGCGTCGTCCAGGCGCTCGCCGATGAAGACGGGCTAACGCCGGGGGCGCTTGCCCAGAAGCTCGGCGTCAAGGCGCCCACCATGACCCGCACGATCGGCCGCATGGAAGCTCAGAGTTTCGTCGAACGGCGGTCGGACGCGCTCGACCACCGTCTCACCAAGGTCTTTCTCACCGACGGCGGTCGCGCCAGCCTCGAGCGCATCGCCGCCGCAGCGGAGGCGTGCGAGCGGCAGGCGCTCCAGGGCCTTTCCGGCAAGGAGGCCAAGACGCTGTCGCGGTTGCTCCTCGCGGTCGAGGAGAACCTGCAGGCCGCCATCGGCAAGCGTTGA
- a CDS encoding GNAT family N-acetyltransferase has product MATVLDTVRAFFAPAPTFVIENETPADVVAREMLLDRTMGADRRKKSSEKIRRGRVPAEGLALVARDVDGHLIGTVRLWNVEAGVDGNGRPVDALLLGPLAVDCAHEGKGIGSALMRAAIAEAKARGHGAILLVGDALYYQRFGFLAEKTRHLVMPGPFARERFLALDLKSGWLDAAAGMVVGSGRKLPRTGRRQRA; this is encoded by the coding sequence ATGGCCACTGTTCTTGACACGGTGCGCGCGTTCTTCGCGCCGGCACCGACCTTCGTCATCGAAAACGAAACGCCGGCCGACGTCGTGGCGCGCGAGATGCTGCTCGACAGGACGATGGGCGCCGATCGCCGCAAGAAGTCGTCGGAGAAGATCCGCCGCGGCCGTGTTCCGGCCGAAGGGCTCGCCCTCGTCGCCCGCGATGTGGACGGTCACCTGATCGGCACCGTGCGGCTGTGGAACGTCGAGGCCGGTGTCGACGGCAATGGCCGGCCAGTGGATGCACTCCTGCTCGGGCCGCTCGCCGTCGACTGTGCCCACGAGGGCAAGGGGATCGGCTCGGCACTGATGCGCGCAGCGATCGCGGAAGCGAAGGCCCGTGGCCACGGGGCCATCCTGCTTGTCGGCGACGCGCTCTACTACCAGCGCTTCGGTTTTCTTGCCGAGAAGACGCGGCACCTCGTCATGCCGGGGCCGTTTGCCCGCGAGCGGTTCCTGGCACTGGACCTGAAATCCGGCTGGCTCGACGCGGCGGCCGGCATGGTCGTCGGCAGCGGCCGCAAGCTGCCACGGACGGGACGGCGGCAGAGGGCCTGA
- a CDS encoding WD40 repeat domain-containing protein, producing the protein MPTVAPLDIEGHVVTAAFLGDIPFFAAASGAIHRLDGGDKVTEAHKGLLTCVKDHASQTLVTGGEDGKVLRIAHDGSVSTLAEVPRKWIAVVAAGPQGAVAYAHGKSAFVRLADGTVKEFTEQRTVEGIDFAPKGLRIALARYNGVSLHWVGTAGTPVDLEWKGAHTGVTFSPDGRFVVTTMQESALHGWKLDGKPNESRHMRMTGYPAKVKSLSWSPKGKWLASSGAPAAIVWPFSGKDGPMGKAPLELGTRANILVTNVAFHPADEVLAIGFIDGMILAVRVADGKEALLRRPGKGAITSMAWSANGKLLAFGSEAGDCGVVDISG; encoded by the coding sequence ATGCCAACGGTCGCCCCTCTCGATATCGAAGGCCACGTCGTCACTGCCGCCTTTCTCGGAGACATACCCTTTTTCGCCGCCGCGTCCGGCGCCATCCACCGCCTGGACGGTGGCGACAAGGTGACCGAGGCCCATAAGGGGCTACTCACATGCGTGAAGGACCACGCCAGCCAGACGCTGGTGACCGGCGGCGAAGACGGCAAGGTTCTGAGGATTGCCCATGACGGAAGCGTCAGCACGCTTGCCGAGGTGCCGCGCAAGTGGATTGCCGTCGTTGCTGCCGGGCCGCAGGGCGCTGTCGCTTATGCGCACGGCAAGTCCGCCTTCGTGCGGCTGGCCGACGGAACGGTGAAGGAGTTCACCGAACAGCGGACGGTCGAAGGCATCGACTTTGCGCCGAAGGGGCTGCGGATCGCGCTTGCCCGCTACAACGGCGTCTCGCTTCACTGGGTCGGCACCGCCGGCACGCCGGTCGATCTCGAATGGAAGGGTGCCCATACCGGCGTCACCTTCTCGCCGGACGGCCGCTTCGTCGTCACCACCATGCAGGAAAGCGCGCTTCACGGCTGGAAGCTCGACGGCAAGCCCAACGAGAGCCGCCACATGCGCATGACCGGCTATCCGGCCAAGGTCAAGTCGCTCTCCTGGTCGCCCAAGGGCAAGTGGCTCGCCTCTTCCGGCGCACCGGCGGCAATCGTCTGGCCTTTTTCCGGCAAGGACGGCCCGATGGGCAAGGCGCCGCTCGAGCTCGGCACGCGCGCCAACATCCTGGTGACCAACGTCGCCTTCCACCCCGCAGACGAGGTCCTCGCCATCGGCTTCATCGACGGCATGATCCTCGCGGTCCGCGTCGCCGACGGCAAGGAGGCGCTGCTGCGCCGACCCGGCAAGGGCGCCATCACCTCGATGGCGTGGAGCGCCAACGGCAAGCTGCTCGCCTTCGGCTCCGAGGCCGGAGACTGCGGCGTGGTGGATATTTCGGGCTAA
- a CDS encoding OmpW/AlkL family protein — protein sequence MTTTCTRRISALAATTAILLFAQAAGAADLMPAVEPTPAAEDIGAVSPWQIRVRGLGVITNDEGSVDGVAGSDLSYSDSVIPELDITYYFTDNLAAELILGTTWAGIYGEGSLAGLDRIGSTWVLPPTLTLQYHFTDFGAFKPYVGAGVNYTIFYNQDADSATDLHVKDSFGFALQAGFDYMINEHWGVNFDVKKIFLRPDFDVTVGGADLTGNAKLDPWLIGGGVTYRF from the coding sequence ATGACCACCACTTGCACAAGGCGGATCAGCGCTCTTGCCGCAACCACTGCAATTCTGTTGTTCGCCCAGGCGGCCGGCGCGGCGGACCTGATGCCCGCAGTCGAGCCCACCCCGGCTGCCGAGGACATCGGCGCTGTCAGCCCGTGGCAGATCCGCGTGCGCGGGCTTGGCGTCATTACCAATGACGAAGGCTCGGTCGACGGTGTCGCCGGCTCGGATCTCTCCTATAGCGACTCGGTTATCCCCGAACTCGACATCACCTATTACTTCACCGACAATCTGGCCGCCGAACTCATCCTCGGCACCACCTGGGCCGGCATCTACGGCGAAGGCTCGCTCGCCGGCCTCGACCGCATCGGCAGCACCTGGGTTCTGCCCCCGACGCTCACCCTGCAGTATCACTTCACGGATTTCGGCGCCTTCAAGCCCTATGTCGGCGCCGGCGTGAACTACACGATCTTCTACAACCAGGATGCCGACAGCGCGACTGACCTGCATGTCAAGGACAGCTTCGGCTTCGCCCTGCAGGCCGGCTTCGACTACATGATCAACGAACACTGGGGCGTCAACTTCGACGTCAAGAAGATCTTCCTGCGTCCGGACTTCGACGTCACCGTCGGCGGTGCAGACCTGACCGGCAACGCCAAGCTTGATCCCTGGCTCATCGGCGGTGGTGTGACTTACCGCTTCTAA
- a CDS encoding DUF1007 family protein, with protein MKKTFTPAAAAIALALQPLPAFAHPHIFAEARLEVVADAGNITEIRNVWRFDDVFSSSVLLDFDKNTNLKLDPDELKEIADTIRTSTGDYDYFTFVTDNGSPVKFATPEVFNVDFKDNQLLVFFIVKPQTAVPLKGKLSFGIYDPTFYTSIDFAKDGDLVTEGDGFEVCKRQVIRPDPDAVMAQNQNMMTEAFFNNPGGSDMGKLFATRLDVSC; from the coding sequence ATGAAGAAGACTTTCACGCCGGCAGCCGCAGCGATCGCCCTCGCCCTGCAGCCGCTACCCGCGTTTGCCCATCCTCACATCTTCGCCGAGGCGAGGCTCGAGGTCGTCGCCGACGCCGGAAACATCACGGAAATCCGCAACGTCTGGCGCTTCGATGACGTGTTCTCATCAAGCGTGCTGCTCGATTTCGACAAGAATACCAATCTGAAGCTCGACCCCGACGAGTTGAAGGAAATCGCCGACACGATCCGCACCTCGACCGGCGACTACGACTATTTCACCTTCGTCACCGACAACGGCAGTCCGGTGAAGTTCGCGACGCCGGAGGTGTTCAACGTCGACTTCAAGGACAATCAGCTCCTCGTGTTCTTCATCGTGAAACCGCAGACCGCGGTGCCGCTCAAGGGCAAGCTCTCCTTCGGCATCTACGACCCGACCTTCTACACCTCGATCGACTTCGCCAAGGACGGAGATCTCGTGACCGAGGGCGACGGTTTCGAGGTCTGCAAGCGGCAGGTCATTCGCCCCGATCCGGACGCGGTGATGGCGCAGAACCAGAACATGATGACGGAAGCCTTCTTCAACAATCCCGGCGGCTCGGACATGGGCAAGCTGTTCGCAACCCGCCTCGACGTATCATGCTGA
- a CDS encoding LysR family transcriptional regulator, whose product MDTLTRMRAFIDVVEAEGFSAAARKTGRSKALLSKYVRELEDELGALLLNRTTRQFSLTGAGHTYYRTASDILKEIDNLADLVRENNADIRGKLKVSLPRTFIDADVGQSLIDFVKEHPDLSLEIVAEDRFVDLIEEGFDLAIRITKLDDSGLIARKLSDFRVYACATPAFVEKHGPLTHPQDLSRVPFLIDTNSRTHNTLRFHEPKDGSFSVNVSGPIEVNSPQATLRAARAGLGVAMIPDFIARPYLQSGDLVSLFDDYLPSDRGIYAVYPHRRYLPAKVRAFVDYLHAWFRKNA is encoded by the coding sequence ATGGACACCCTGACCCGCATGCGCGCCTTCATCGACGTGGTCGAGGCCGAAGGCTTTTCCGCCGCCGCCCGCAAGACCGGCCGGTCGAAAGCCCTGCTTTCCAAGTATGTCCGTGAACTGGAAGACGAGCTCGGCGCCCTGCTCCTCAATCGTACCACGCGCCAGTTTTCGCTGACCGGCGCAGGCCACACCTATTACCGGACGGCCTCCGACATCCTCAAGGAGATCGACAACCTCGCCGACCTCGTGCGTGAGAACAATGCCGATATCCGTGGCAAGCTGAAGGTCTCGCTGCCGCGCACCTTCATCGACGCCGATGTCGGCCAGTCGCTGATCGACTTCGTCAAGGAGCACCCCGATCTCTCGCTCGAGATCGTCGCCGAGGACCGCTTCGTCGACCTCATAGAGGAAGGGTTCGACCTCGCAATCCGCATTACCAAACTCGACGATTCGGGCCTGATCGCCAGAAAGCTTTCCGATTTCCGCGTCTATGCCTGCGCAACGCCCGCCTTCGTCGAGAAGCACGGGCCGCTCACCCATCCGCAGGACCTGTCGCGAGTGCCCTTCCTGATCGACACGAATTCACGGACCCACAACACGCTTCGCTTCCACGAGCCGAAGGACGGCAGCTTTTCCGTAAACGTCAGCGGTCCGATCGAGGTCAATAGCCCGCAGGCGACGCTCCGGGCCGCGCGCGCCGGGCTCGGTGTCGCGATGATCCCGGATTTCATCGCGAGGCCCTACCTGCAATCGGGAGACCTTGTTTCGCTGTTCGACGACTACCTGCCGTCCGACCGGGGCATCTACGCCGTCTATCCCCATCGTCGCTACCTGCCGGCGAAGGTTCGCGCCTTCGTCGACTATCTCCACGCCTGGTTCCGCAAGAACGCCTGA
- a CDS encoding creatininase family protein, translating into MSRPHRNFAENYPTLSPEERRDWIAVLPLGAHEQHGPHLPFETDRLIVEGIVERLIAALPADLPVTFLPVEPVGYSVEHMDVPGTRSLGYGEAIERWLSIAGDLAQQGIRRFVMLNAHGGNSPLMTIVATEARVRFDMLAVATSWTRFGVPEGVVTPEEKAMGIHGGDIETSVMLALHPGKVDMTRAADFPSRQADYAQRFTHLRAYGPHAFGWKMADLTPQGVTGNAAAATAEKGERLIAHAVHGLVELLHDVHAFDVNELR; encoded by the coding sequence ATGTCCCGACCCCACCGCAACTTTGCCGAAAACTATCCGACGCTCTCACCGGAAGAACGCCGCGACTGGATCGCCGTCCTGCCGCTCGGCGCACACGAGCAACATGGCCCGCACCTGCCTTTCGAGACGGATCGCCTGATCGTCGAGGGGATCGTCGAGAGGCTGATCGCCGCCCTCCCCGCCGACCTGCCCGTCACCTTCCTGCCGGTGGAGCCGGTCGGCTATTCCGTCGAGCACATGGATGTTCCCGGGACGAGAAGCCTCGGCTATGGCGAAGCCATCGAGCGCTGGCTTTCCATCGCCGGCGATCTGGCGCAACAGGGTATCCGCAGGTTCGTGATGCTGAATGCCCACGGCGGCAATTCTCCGCTGATGACGATCGTCGCCACCGAAGCGCGCGTGCGCTTCGACATGCTGGCGGTGGCGACGAGCTGGACCCGCTTCGGCGTGCCGGAAGGCGTCGTCACACCTGAGGAAAAGGCCATGGGCATCCACGGCGGCGATATCGAAACCTCGGTGATGCTGGCCCTTCATCCCGGCAAGGTCGACATGACGCGGGCCGCCGACTTTCCCTCCCGGCAGGCCGACTACGCCCAGCGTTTCACCCATCTGCGCGCCTACGGTCCCCATGCCTTCGGCTGGAAAATGGCGGACCTCACCCCCCAAGGGGTGACCGGCAATGCGGCGGCGGCAACGGCGGAAAAGGGTGAACGGCTGATCGCTCATGCAGTCCATGGACTCGTCGAACTGCTGCACGACGTTCACGCCTTCGACGTCAACGAACTGCGCTAG
- a CDS encoding GNAT family N-acetyltransferase: MRDLSTFKGCPAPSPVRLEGRFVTVEPYDRDKHLQALWDGLGGMGINPLLTYFTQPDFGSIADFESWLDNARTKGGWLTHVFRDNASGKIVGMANYMRADPANGVVEVGGVAHGPAMSRTPLATEAHYLMAKHVFDDLGYRRYEWKCHNENEASKTTARRYGFTFEGVFRQHMLSKGKNRDTAWFSIIDGDWPLVKAAFEAWLAPDNFDAEGRQKRKLEDIRAELARAVA; encoded by the coding sequence ATGCGCGATCTATCGACATTCAAAGGCTGTCCGGCACCGTCGCCGGTAAGGCTCGAAGGCCGTTTTGTGACGGTCGAACCTTATGACAGGGACAAGCACCTCCAGGCCCTTTGGGACGGCCTCGGCGGGATGGGCATCAATCCGCTGCTCACCTATTTCACCCAGCCGGACTTCGGCAGCATCGCCGACTTCGAGAGCTGGCTCGACAATGCCCGCACCAAGGGTGGCTGGCTCACCCATGTCTTCCGGGACAATGCGTCGGGCAAGATCGTCGGCATGGCGAACTACATGCGCGCCGACCCGGCCAACGGTGTCGTCGAGGTGGGGGGCGTCGCTCATGGTCCGGCGATGAGCCGCACGCCGCTTGCAACCGAGGCTCATTACCTGATGGCGAAGCACGTCTTCGACGATCTCGGCTACCGCCGCTACGAGTGGAAGTGCCACAACGAGAACGAGGCGAGCAAGACGACCGCGCGCCGTTACGGCTTCACCTTCGAGGGCGTGTTCCGCCAGCACATGCTTTCGAAGGGCAAGAACCGCGACACCGCCTGGTTCTCGATCATCGACGGCGACTGGCCGCTGGTGAAGGCGGCGTTCGAAGCCTGGCTTGCCCCGGATAATTTCGACGCCGAAGGCCGGCAGAAGCGGAAACTCGAAGACATCCGCGCCGAGCTGGCAAGGGCGGTGGCCTGA
- a CDS encoding CobW family GTP-binding protein yields the protein MSEVAAKPIPVTVLTGYLGAGKTTLLNRILSENHGKKYAVIVNEFGEIGIDNDLIVESDEEIYEMNNGCVCCTVRGDLIRVVEGLMRRPGRFDGIIVETTGLADPVPVAQTFFMDDDVRSKTELDAVVTLVDAKHLPLRLKDSREAEDQIAFADVVVVNKADLVSHDELHRIEDIVHAINPSARVYTTTRSGVDLAKVLNQGAFNLERALENDPSFLDHDDPDHVCGPDCDHDHGHHHHHDHDHDHHGHDHHHHDHGPSAIHDVTVTSISLRGGEMNPDRFFPWIQKVTQTDGPNILRLKGIIAFNGDEERYVVQGVHMIIEGDHQRPWKDGEKRETRLVFIGRDLDREKLEKSFHACEAAS from the coding sequence ATGTCCGAAGTTGCAGCGAAACCCATTCCCGTCACCGTGCTCACTGGCTATCTCGGCGCCGGCAAGACGACCTTGCTGAACCGCATCCTCTCGGAAAACCACGGCAAGAAATACGCCGTCATTGTCAACGAGTTCGGCGAGATCGGCATCGACAACGATCTGATCGTCGAGTCCGACGAGGAAATCTACGAAATGAACAACGGCTGCGTCTGCTGCACCGTGCGCGGCGACCTGATCCGTGTGGTCGAAGGGCTGATGCGCCGCCCCGGCCGCTTCGACGGCATCATCGTCGAGACGACCGGCCTTGCCGATCCCGTGCCGGTCGCCCAGACCTTCTTCATGGACGACGATGTCCGTTCGAAGACCGAACTCGACGCCGTCGTGACCCTCGTCGACGCCAAGCATCTGCCGCTCCGGCTGAAGGACAGCCGCGAGGCCGAGGACCAGATTGCCTTTGCCGACGTCGTCGTCGTCAACAAGGCCGATCTCGTGAGCCACGACGAGCTTCATCGCATCGAGGATATCGTCCATGCGATCAACCCGTCGGCCCGCGTCTACACGACAACGCGCTCGGGCGTCGACCTCGCGAAGGTGCTGAACCAGGGCGCCTTCAATCTCGAGCGCGCGCTGGAGAACGACCCGAGCTTCCTCGACCATGACGATCCGGACCATGTCTGCGGTCCGGACTGCGATCACGACCATGGCCATCACCACCATCATGACCATGATCACGACCATCACGGGCACGACCACCACCACCACGATCACGGCCCGTCCGCCATCCACGACGTGACGGTCACCTCGATCTCGCTGCGCGGCGGCGAGATGAACCCGGACCGCTTCTTCCCGTGGATCCAGAAGGTCACCCAGACCGACGGCCCGAACATCCTCCGCCTCAAGGGCATCATCGCCTTCAACGGCGACGAGGAACGCTATGTCGTGCAGGGCGTGCACATGATCATCGAGGGTGATCACCAGCGCCCTTGGAAGGACGGCGAGAAGCGCGAGACCCGCCTCGTCTTCATCGGCCGCGATCTCGATCGCGAGAAGCTCGAAAAGAGCTTCCACGCCTGCGAGGCCGCCTCCTGA
- the odc2 gene encoding ornithine/lysine decarboxylase — MTTARILDFIKSRRPEGPCLVVDLDVVRDNYSAFRHALPDSAIYYAVKANPAPEILSLLAGLGSSFDCASVAEIQMALDAGATADRISYGNTIKKERDVARAHALGISLFAVDSHEEVEKVARAAPGARVFCRVLTDGEGAEWPLSRKFGCVPQMAVDVLVYAHQLGLESYGVSFHVGSQMTKVDAWDSALADAKRVFASLAKQGIHLQMVNMGGGFPTKYLRDIPSAEAYGLAITGALKKHFGNHIPKTIIEPGRGMVGNAGVIKAEVVLVSKKSDNDAHRWVFLDIGKFGGLAETMDEAIRYPIRTERDADDMEPCVLAGPTCDSADVLYEKNMYPLPVSLTIGDEVLIEGTGAYTTTYSAVAFNGFEPLKSYVI; from the coding sequence ATGACCACTGCCCGCATCCTCGACTTCATCAAGTCCCGACGACCGGAAGGTCCCTGCCTCGTGGTCGATCTCGACGTCGTGCGCGACAACTATTCCGCGTTCCGTCACGCCCTGCCGGACAGCGCGATCTACTATGCCGTCAAGGCCAATCCGGCTCCGGAAATCCTGTCGCTGCTCGCCGGGCTCGGCTCGAGCTTCGACTGCGCCTCTGTCGCCGAGATCCAGATGGCTCTCGACGCCGGCGCGACCGCAGACCGCATTTCCTACGGCAATACCATCAAGAAGGAACGTGACGTCGCGCGCGCCCACGCACTCGGCATCAGCCTCTTTGCGGTCGACAGCCACGAGGAAGTCGAGAAGGTCGCCCGCGCCGCGCCCGGCGCCCGCGTCTTCTGCCGCGTCCTGACGGACGGTGAGGGCGCCGAATGGCCGCTTTCCCGCAAGTTCGGCTGCGTTCCGCAGATGGCGGTCGACGTGCTCGTCTACGCGCACCAGCTCGGTCTCGAGTCCTACGGCGTTTCCTTCCACGTCGGCTCGCAGATGACCAAGGTCGACGCCTGGGATTCGGCTCTCGCCGATGCCAAACGCGTGTTCGCCTCGCTCGCCAAGCAGGGCATCCACCTGCAGATGGTCAACATGGGCGGCGGTTTCCCGACCAAGTACCTGCGCGATATTCCGTCGGCGGAGGCCTACGGTCTGGCGATCACCGGAGCACTGAAGAAGCACTTCGGCAATCACATCCCGAAGACGATCATCGAGCCGGGTCGCGGCATGGTCGGCAATGCAGGCGTGATCAAGGCCGAGGTCGTGCTCGTCTCGAAGAAGTCGGACAACGATGCGCATCGCTGGGTCTTCCTCGACATAGGCAAGTTCGGTGGCCTCGCCGAAACCATGGACGAGGCGATCCGCTATCCGATCCGCACCGAGCGCGATGCGGACGACATGGAGCCCTGCGTGCTCGCCGGCCCCACCTGCGATTCGGCCGACGTGCTCTATGAGAAGAACATGTATCCGCTGCCGGTCTCGCTGACGATCGGCGACGAGGTTCTGATCGAAGGCACGGGCGCCTACACCACGACTTATTCGGCGGTTGCCTTCAACGGCTTCGAACCGCTGAAGTCTTACGTGATCTAA
- a CDS encoding LacI family DNA-binding transcriptional regulator — protein MAQKVKLSTIAESLGLSTATVSLALRDSPLVAVDTREKIKEQARHLGYIYNRRAASLRTSRSGIIGVVVHDIMNPFYGEILKAIESELDRSRHTFILSNHYDSVEKQRTFIETLLQLGGDGVIMSPAIGTPEEDVMLAEENGMPAILIARSMEGLDLPTYRGDDSYGISLATNHLIGLGHRTIAMIGGTDQTSTGRDRYQGYVNALRKAGIEVDPALRIPGPRTKQGGFEAAVHFLSLPQKPTAAVCWNDLVAIGLMNGIARAGLVPGKDISVTGYDDLEEASIATPALTTVWNGQAEVGRLAARALLDKLAGNHEPDGIHLIKPEMRIRQSTGPIKR, from the coding sequence GTGGCTCAAAAAGTGAAGCTCTCCACGATAGCCGAGTCTCTCGGTCTGTCGACCGCTACCGTATCGCTGGCCCTGCGCGACAGCCCGCTGGTCGCAGTCGATACGCGCGAGAAGATCAAGGAACAGGCCCGTCATCTGGGCTATATCTACAATCGCCGCGCGGCCAGCCTCCGGACATCGCGTTCCGGGATCATCGGCGTCGTCGTGCACGACATCATGAACCCGTTCTACGGCGAGATTCTCAAGGCCATCGAAAGTGAGCTCGATCGAAGCCGCCATACCTTCATCCTCTCCAATCACTACGATTCCGTCGAAAAGCAGCGGACGTTCATCGAGACGCTGCTGCAGCTCGGCGGCGACGGGGTCATCATGTCGCCGGCGATCGGCACACCGGAAGAGGACGTCATGCTGGCGGAGGAAAACGGCATGCCGGCGATCCTGATCGCCCGCTCGATGGAGGGCCTCGATCTGCCGACCTATCGCGGTGACGACAGCTACGGCATCTCACTCGCCACCAACCACCTGATCGGTCTCGGACACCGGACCATTGCGATGATCGGCGGCACCGACCAGACGTCGACCGGCCGCGACCGCTACCAGGGCTATGTCAACGCGCTGCGCAAGGCGGGCATCGAAGTCGATCCGGCGCTGCGCATCCCGGGGCCGCGCACCAAGCAGGGTGGTTTCGAGGCGGCCGTGCACTTCCTTTCGTTGCCGCAGAAACCGACCGCGGCCGTTTGCTGGAACGACCTCGTGGCGATCGGCCTGATGAACGGCATTGCGCGTGCCGGCCTCGTCCCCGGCAAGGATATTTCGGTCACCGGCTACGACGACCTCGAGGAGGCGTCGATCGCGACGCCGGCGTTGACGACGGTCTGGAACGGACAGGCGGAGGTCGGAAGGCTTGCGGCTCGCGCGCTTCTCGATAAACTGGCGGGCAATCACGAGCCGGACGGCATCCATCTCATCAAGCCGGAAATGCGCATCCGCCAGTCGACCGGCCCCATCAAGCGATAA